The following proteins are encoded in a genomic region of Acidobacteriota bacterium:
- a CDS encoding VWA domain-containing protein — MRSVAKSIFVLIAFAASAFNSAGQSRHNTKGVDFDGAIVTVAAFREDKKSDPIRAENLFLYENGIEQKIKNFSFDPSPSKIVILVDNSQTLPTSIEALKKAVMEFTYEIFDGDQLFVVAYDEKAEIIQEWTDDAKKMETSLATFRKKGNPYLFDAIEATVDQILVPLMPGTRKTAIVLIGDGLDRGSKTSFDLALNKLQNQNVTLYSLQIADRTGGAYRRDQPKAPAVITQLSEGTGGKVFQFDEATTAAKAICDELRKNRYLLSYVPTNTSNYDARKLFLIGDEGISIRTKTAQPPNVK, encoded by the coding sequence ATGAGAAGTGTAGCGAAATCGATATTTGTCCTGATCGCATTTGCGGCTTCTGCGTTTAATTCAGCAGGTCAGTCGAGGCACAATACGAAAGGGGTCGATTTTGACGGGGCCATTGTCACAGTCGCGGCTTTTCGAGAAGATAAGAAAAGCGATCCGATAAGAGCTGAAAACCTTTTTCTCTACGAAAATGGTATTGAGCAAAAGATCAAGAACTTTAGCTTCGACCCTTCGCCATCCAAGATTGTCATTCTCGTCGACAATTCGCAGACGCTCCCGACCAGCATAGAGGCCTTGAAAAAGGCCGTGATGGAATTTACCTACGAGATATTCGACGGGGACCAGTTGTTTGTCGTCGCGTACGACGAAAAGGCCGAGATCATCCAGGAATGGACCGACGACGCGAAGAAAATGGAGACGTCGCTCGCCACATTTCGAAAGAAGGGTAATCCATATCTCTTTGACGCGATCGAAGCTACGGTCGATCAGATACTGGTCCCGCTGATGCCGGGAACGCGCAAGACCGCGATAGTATTGATCGGCGACGGGCTCGACCGCGGCAGCAAAACGTCGTTCGACCTCGCCCTAAACAAGCTGCAGAATCAGAATGTGACTTTGTATTCACTGCAGATAGCCGACCGCACCGGCGGAGCATACAGACGAGATCAACCAAAGGCCCCGGCGGTTATCACACAGCTTTCTGAAGGCACGGGCGGCAAGGTATTTCAATTTGACGAAGCAACGACGGCTGCCAAGGCGATTTGCGACGAACTAAGGAAGAACCGTTATTTACTCTCTTATGTTCCGACTAACACTTCCAATTACGACGCCCGCAAGCTTTTTCTGATCGGCGACGAAGGCATCAGCATCCGCACCAAGACGGCTCAACCGCCAAACGTAAAATAG
- a CDS encoding thymidylate synthase, whose product MQQYHNLLRHILDNGVRHEDRTGVGTISTFGYQTRFDLREGFPIVTTKRVPFRWVAEELFWFLSGSTSEQELNECGVDIWAEWATEEQTARFGRGIGDLGPVYGYLWRSFGGDYPQTNGIDQIARLIREIETNPNSRRLLVSGWDPRVCDDVALPPCHTLFQFKVESGRTLHCQLYQRSADAFLGVPFNISSYALLTHLVAHVSGLEVGNFIHTFGDLHIYSNHLDQVNELLSRQPLELPKLEFVDAEPLTGFDGLLHFKFENLKLQNYESYGKIAAPVAV is encoded by the coding sequence GTGCAGCAATATCATAACCTGTTAAGACATATTCTCGATAACGGTGTCCGGCACGAGGACCGTACAGGCGTCGGGACGATCTCGACGTTTGGTTATCAAACACGGTTCGACCTTCGCGAAGGCTTTCCGATCGTGACGACCAAACGCGTACCGTTTCGCTGGGTAGCCGAAGAGTTGTTCTGGTTCCTGAGCGGCAGTACAAGCGAGCAGGAGCTAAACGAATGCGGCGTCGACATCTGGGCCGAGTGGGCAACTGAGGAACAGACAGCGAGATTTGGGAGGGGAATCGGCGATCTTGGGCCGGTGTATGGCTACCTGTGGCGTTCCTTCGGCGGCGATTATCCGCAGACGAATGGCATTGATCAAATCGCACGTTTGATCCGCGAGATCGAGACCAATCCAAATTCGCGACGGCTGTTGGTGAGCGGCTGGGATCCGCGTGTCTGCGACGACGTTGCACTGCCGCCGTGCCACACGCTGTTTCAGTTTAAGGTCGAAAGCGGTCGTACGCTTCACTGTCAGCTCTACCAACGCTCGGCGGACGCATTCCTCGGCGTGCCGTTCAACATCTCAAGCTACGCACTGCTCACGCACCTCGTCGCCCACGTAAGCGGCCTCGAGGTTGGCAATTTTATACATACTTTCGGGGACCTGCACATTTACTCAAATCATCTCGATCAGGTAAACGAACTCCTGAGTCGCCAACCGCTCGAACTACCGAAATTGGAATTTGTCGACGCAGAACCCCTTACGGGCTTCGACGGCCTGCTCCATTTCAAATTCGAGAATCTTAAGCTGCAGAATTACGAAAGCTACGGCAAGATCGCAGCCCCGGTCGCGGTTTGA
- a CDS encoding glycosyltransferase family 2 protein, translated as MNQPENVNPDLSLFLPVLDEEENLRPMHAKISAALDALGRTAEIIFVDDGSTDTSLMILKEIAAADERVRVISLRRNYGQTAAMSAGIDAAKGDILIPMDADLQNDPADIKRLLDKLDEGYDVVSGWRKNRQDKLISRKIPSQIANRIISWIGGVHLHDYGCSLKAYRRDVIQDVRLYGEMHRFIPIYAAWAGARVTEIPVDHHARTMGKSKYGISRTIKVVFDLITIKFMAEYHTKPLYVFGGFGMIAFLISLIAGVWAIVLKLAYAVSFILTPLPVIAVVMLAISVQFFLMGLLAELLVRTYHESQDKAIYAVRERIGFKN; from the coding sequence ATGAATCAACCAGAAAACGTCAATCCGGATCTTTCACTGTTTCTTCCTGTTCTTGATGAGGAGGAAAACCTTCGCCCGATGCACGCAAAGATCTCGGCGGCATTGGACGCGCTTGGGCGGACGGCGGAGATTATATTTGTTGATGACGGGTCGACGGACACCAGCCTTATGATATTAAAGGAGATCGCAGCGGCGGACGAGCGGGTTCGCGTGATCTCGCTGCGGCGAAATTACGGTCAGACGGCGGCAATGTCAGCGGGGATCGACGCTGCCAAGGGCGACATCTTGATACCGATGGACGCCGATCTACAGAACGATCCAGCTGACATTAAACGCTTGCTCGACAAACTGGACGAAGGCTACGATGTCGTCTCCGGCTGGCGAAAGAACCGGCAGGACAAATTAATTTCAAGGAAAATACCTTCGCAGATAGCTAACCGCATCATCTCGTGGATCGGCGGCGTTCACCTGCACGATTATGGCTGCTCGCTCAAGGCGTATCGCCGCGATGTGATCCAGGACGTGAGGCTCTATGGCGAGATGCACCGCTTTATCCCGATCTACGCCGCCTGGGCCGGTGCCCGCGTTACAGAGATACCGGTCGATCATCACGCCCGCACGATGGGCAAATCGAAATACGGAATTTCGAGAACTATCAAGGTCGTGTTCGACCTGATCACGATCAAATTCATGGCCGAATACCATACTAAACCGCTTTATGTTTTTGGTGGTTTCGGGATGATCGCATTCCTAATCTCGCTAATTGCCGGTGTCTGGGCGATCGTGCTGAAACTCGCGTACGCCGTCTCATTCATACTCACGCCGTTGCCGGTCATTGCCGTCGTGATGCTCGCCATCTCAGTTCAATTCTTCCTGATGGGCCTGCTCGCCGAACTGCTCGTTCGAACCTATCATGAGTCCCAGGACAAGGCGATATATGCTGTGCGAGAACGGATCGGATTTAAGAATTGA
- the trxB gene encoding thioredoxin-disulfide reductase: MAETHLRHKVVILGSGPAGLTAAIYASRAQLDPLVIDGPQPGGQLTITTEVENYPGFRSGIMGPILMDEFREQALRFGTKIVNVWIDSLDLTERPFKLYGKESQDSEEVTTIIEADSLIISTGASAKWLGVPGEDPVPNGFGGNGVSACATCDGFFFRDRPIVVVGGGDTAMEEALFLTKFASSVTLIHRREEFRASQIMQNRVLSNNKIDVVWNTEITEILGSKVAGVESVNLRNIKTGETSNFPTQGVFIAIGHKPNTDLFKGVLDMDDVGYLITEGKTMKTNIEGVFACGDAQDSYYRQAVTAAGTGCMAAIDAERFLAEHGS, from the coding sequence ATGGCGGAGACGCATTTAAGACACAAAGTAGTGATATTGGGTTCGGGGCCGGCCGGTTTGACCGCGGCGATATACGCGTCGCGGGCACAACTCGATCCGTTGGTGATCGACGGTCCGCAGCCAGGCGGCCAATTGACGATAACCACCGAGGTCGAGAATTATCCGGGCTTTAGGTCGGGAATAATGGGCCCGATATTGATGGACGAATTTCGCGAACAGGCCCTGCGGTTCGGAACCAAGATCGTCAATGTCTGGATCGACAGCCTCGATCTGACCGAGCGGCCGTTCAAGTTGTACGGGAAGGAAAGCCAGGATTCCGAGGAGGTCACAACCATCATCGAGGCCGATTCGTTGATCATTTCTACGGGAGCTTCGGCAAAATGGCTCGGTGTGCCGGGCGAAGATCCCGTGCCCAATGGTTTCGGTGGAAATGGTGTTTCCGCTTGTGCGACGTGTGATGGATTTTTCTTTCGCGACCGGCCGATCGTCGTGGTCGGCGGCGGCGATACCGCGATGGAAGAGGCTCTGTTCCTGACAAAATTTGCGTCGAGCGTGACACTCATTCACCGGCGTGAGGAGTTTCGGGCGTCGCAGATCATGCAGAACCGAGTGCTCTCAAACAATAAGATCGACGTCGTCTGGAATACCGAGATCACCGAGATCCTAGGTTCAAAAGTTGCAGGCGTCGAAAGCGTTAATTTGAGAAACATCAAGACCGGCGAAACGAGCAACTTTCCGACGCAGGGCGTCTTTATTGCGATCGGCCATAAGCCGAACACGGACCTTTTCAAAGGCGTTCTCGATATGGACGACGTCGGTTATTTGATAACCGAAGGCAAGACGATGAAGACAAATATCGAGGGCGTCTTTGCCTGCGGCGACGCCCAGGATTCGTACTATCGTCAGGCGGTTACGGCCGCCGGAACAGGCTGTATGGCGGCTATCGACGCCGAGCGGTTCCTCGCGGAACATGGCAGTTGA
- a CDS encoding zinc ribbon domain-containing protein has product MPIYEYKCQQCGEHYEKRQSVSDEPLTSCEKCHGKLEKQWSLSGFQFKGAGWYVTDYAGKKGVAAGGEKSSSTESTASADTASNKTSETPKTETAAKPTKE; this is encoded by the coding sequence ATGCCTATTTACGAATACAAATGTCAGCAGTGCGGCGAACACTATGAAAAGCGTCAGAGCGTTTCGGACGAGCCATTGACCTCGTGCGAAAAGTGCCACGGAAAGCTCGAAAAGCAATGGTCCCTGTCGGGATTTCAATTCAAAGGTGCGGGTTGGTACGTGACCGATTACGCCGGTAAGAAGGGTGTTGCGGCAGGCGGCGAAAAAAGTTCGTCGACCGAATCAACCGCATCCGCAGATACTGCATCAAACAAAACGAGCGAAACACCAAAAACGGAAACTGCAGCAAAGCCGACCAAAGAATGA
- a CDS encoding class I SAM-dependent methyltransferase: protein MNATLPQEMQQHTYAIMDEIEVSHWWFVGRRAILESFITPIAQKLGSPNSSLRILDVGCGTGANLEMLSKFGEAEGVDVSDDALEFCRLKGLKVQKGLAENLPYVDETFDLTTALDVVEHLDDDVAGLKEMLRVTKRGGYSLFFVPAFMWLWGVQDDISNHRIRYTKKQIVERLEKAGYTIERATFANWTFFAPILGGRVLMKLTGLKPNSENNINVSALNGVFGKLFAAERFWLRKLNFPFGVSIVVVAKRRSVRMRRMSMMMSFDRLLFCPTC from the coding sequence ATGAATGCAACTTTGCCACAGGAAATGCAGCAGCATACATACGCTATCATGGACGAGATCGAGGTCTCGCATTGGTGGTTTGTCGGCCGGCGCGCGATCCTTGAGAGTTTTATCACACCAATTGCCCAGAAACTTGGCTCCCCGAATTCCTCACTCCGCATTTTGGATGTGGGATGCGGAACGGGAGCGAATCTTGAAATGTTATCGAAATTTGGCGAGGCCGAGGGAGTGGATGTATCGGATGACGCCTTGGAATTTTGCCGGCTCAAGGGCTTGAAAGTGCAGAAAGGGCTCGCTGAGAACTTGCCGTATGTGGATGAGACATTTGATCTGACAACGGCCCTTGATGTGGTCGAACATTTGGATGACGACGTAGCGGGACTAAAGGAGATGTTACGTGTGACGAAACGCGGCGGCTATTCACTTTTCTTTGTGCCAGCGTTTATGTGGCTATGGGGCGTGCAGGACGATATTTCGAATCACCGCATCCGATACACGAAAAAGCAGATCGTTGAAAGATTGGAAAAGGCGGGCTACACGATCGAGCGTGCGACTTTCGCCAACTGGACGTTCTTCGCCCCGATCCTCGGCGGTCGCGTTCTTATGAAACTGACTGGCCTCAAACCGAACTCCGAGAATAACATCAATGTTTCGGCGTTGAATGGCGTTTTCGGCAAACTCTTTGCCGCCGAACGGTTTTGGCTGCGAAAGTTGAACTTTCCCTTTGGTGTATCTATCGTCGTTGTCGCAAAAAGACGTAGTGTCAGGATGCGCCGGATGTCCATGATGATGAGCTTCGATCGGCTTTTATTCTGTCCAACCTGTTAG
- a CDS encoding lipocalin family protein produces MKNPFRSPIVIILMFTVFAVGSSLTAQTTAKLPELKPVASVDLSRYVGKWYEIGKYPNRFQKQCVANTAANYTMKSNGKIEVRNECTLKDGRIETAIGEAKIADKKTNSKLKVRFAPPALSFLPFVWANYWIIDLDPEYGYVAIGEPKREYFWILSRNSSMDDALYQTILRRAEAMGFNPAKVEKTPQNAEILKGTVTVKN; encoded by the coding sequence ATGAAAAACCCTTTCAGATCCCCAATAGTAATTATTTTAATGTTCACCGTGTTTGCTGTCGGCTCGTCACTCACGGCTCAAACTACCGCGAAGCTTCCCGAACTCAAGCCCGTTGCGAGCGTCGACTTATCCCGATACGTTGGTAAATGGTACGAGATCGGCAAGTACCCAAATCGGTTTCAAAAACAGTGTGTCGCCAATACAGCTGCCAACTATACGATGAAATCGAACGGTAAGATCGAGGTCCGCAATGAGTGCACTCTCAAAGACGGCCGGATCGAAACGGCTATTGGCGAGGCCAAGATCGCCGACAAAAAGACAAACTCAAAACTAAAAGTTAGGTTCGCCCCGCCCGCACTCTCATTTCTGCCGTTCGTTTGGGCGAATTATTGGATCATCGACCTCGATCCCGAGTACGGCTATGTCGCCATCGGCGAACCGAAACGCGAATATTTCTGGATCCTGTCGCGCAACTCTTCGATGGATGACGCCCTTTATCAGACGATCCTGCGGCGTGCCGAGGCGATGGGCTTTAACCCGGCGAAGGTAGAAAAGACACCTCAGAACGCTGAGATTCTAAAGGGTACCGTAACTGTAAAGAACTAG
- a CDS encoding methyltransferase domain-containing protein — translation MKEKLLDILACPTCGGDILLAYASKYDGREIIEGVLTCKKCTREYKVVRGVPRFIDLAKIEDDKAATAENFGWQWTNFTQEDPKYNEQFLGWLQPVTREFFKNKVILEGGCGKGRHTKLAAEWGATEVVGIDLGDGVETAFAMTREMPNAHIVQCDIYRLPFKKVFDYAFSVGVLHHTPEPKKAFVSLAGKVKKGGHISAWVYGAENNEWITNYVDPVRNGFTSQISQPLLYQLSKLPTLSVFLTTKLFYRPLNAISKPIANKLFYNEYLNHLGTFGWREQHNIVFDHLVAPTAFYISKNDFASWWEEIKAKDISIIWHNENSWCGFGRIN, via the coding sequence ATGAAAGAGAAATTACTAGATATTTTGGCATGCCCAACCTGCGGCGGTGATATTTTGCTCGCGTATGCGAGCAAATATGATGGTCGGGAGATAATCGAGGGTGTGCTGACGTGTAAAAAATGCACACGCGAATACAAGGTCGTTCGCGGGGTGCCTCGATTTATCGATCTCGCGAAAATCGAGGACGACAAGGCCGCGACGGCGGAGAATTTTGGTTGGCAATGGACCAATTTTACCCAGGAGGACCCGAAGTATAACGAGCAGTTTCTTGGCTGGCTGCAACCCGTAACACGCGAGTTCTTCAAGAACAAGGTCATTCTTGAAGGCGGTTGCGGCAAGGGCCGTCACACGAAGCTCGCTGCCGAGTGGGGAGCAACAGAAGTTGTTGGTATCGATCTCGGTGACGGAGTCGAAACGGCATTTGCAATGACGCGGGAAATGCCGAATGCACATATCGTTCAATGCGATATCTATAGATTACCGTTCAAGAAAGTGTTCGATTATGCATTCAGCGTCGGAGTGCTGCATCACACGCCGGAGCCAAAAAAGGCTTTCGTTTCGCTTGCCGGAAAAGTGAAAAAAGGCGGGCATATCTCGGCTTGGGTCTACGGTGCGGAGAACAACGAGTGGATCACGAACTATGTCGATCCGGTGCGAAATGGATTTACATCGCAGATCAGCCAACCGTTGCTCTATCAACTATCAAAGCTGCCGACGCTTAGCGTTTTCCTGACGACAAAGCTCTTCTATCGTCCGCTCAACGCCATTTCAAAACCGATCGCCAACAAACTGTTTTACAACGAATACCTCAACCACCTCGGCACCTTCGGCTGGCGGGAGCAGCACAATATCGTATTCGACCACCTCGTTGCTCCGACGGCGTTTTATATCTCAAAAAACGATTTCGCGTCATGGTGGGAAGAAATAAAGGCGAAGGACATTTCGATCATCTGGCATAATGAGAATAGCTGGTGCGGATTCGGGAGAATAAATTAA
- a CDS encoding OmpA family protein yields the protein MSEDNKIPLPPPADDFEKTTPNIRLPQSDAPANDWDKTNYNFPKQPEADEWGKTQINIRPIDTGNQDLGKTFYPGAKAPSTPEWGVTEANVSVNPDDFGGGSQGYDKTTPYFQLPETERAKYQDLPPTPAEKATQEQQEAKEKGGVPGWVWVAAGLMTMFFFAIIILAVVYLFIFRDTSFEVTVKGAPPGSSVQVDGSPLGVTDEDGSFRLQNLKAGEREIQVIHPNYTCESRRVTSNNGVDPEPIIARCTAVAAKATDDCVNFKQGDDDKAERCYNSALDALPDPFTVEDLVKALNILIINFDSGKSDVPPVRLAALQKGAGYIKKLPAGVVLEVGGHTDNVGQPASNQTLSDARAAAVKNALVKFGVSDTTLQTRGYGATKPRPDSDNNTDNGRYRNRRIEYSVVKK from the coding sequence GTGAGCGAAGACAACAAAATTCCACTACCACCTCCGGCGGACGATTTTGAAAAGACTACGCCGAATATTCGTTTGCCTCAAAGCGATGCTCCCGCAAATGACTGGGACAAGACCAATTACAACTTTCCAAAACAGCCCGAAGCCGACGAGTGGGGCAAAACGCAGATAAATATCAGGCCGATCGATACGGGGAACCAGGATCTCGGAAAGACATTTTATCCCGGTGCCAAAGCTCCATCGACGCCTGAATGGGGCGTGACCGAAGCAAATGTGAGCGTCAACCCGGATGATTTCGGGGGCGGCAGCCAGGGTTATGACAAGACCACGCCCTACTTTCAGCTACCGGAGACGGAACGCGCCAAGTATCAGGACCTGCCGCCGACGCCTGCCGAAAAAGCTACACAGGAACAGCAGGAGGCAAAAGAAAAGGGCGGTGTTCCGGGTTGGGTCTGGGTTGCGGCGGGGCTGATGACGATGTTCTTTTTCGCGATCATCATCCTGGCAGTCGTTTACCTGTTTATCTTTAGGGATACTAGTTTTGAGGTGACGGTCAAAGGTGCTCCGCCAGGAAGTTCCGTGCAGGTGGATGGTTCGCCGCTCGGAGTGACCGACGAAGACGGCTCATTCCGCCTGCAGAACCTGAAAGCGGGCGAGCGTGAGATACAGGTGATCCATCCCAATTACACGTGCGAATCGCGGCGTGTGACGAGCAATAACGGCGTCGATCCCGAACCGATCATCGCCCGGTGCACGGCGGTGGCGGCGAAGGCAACGGACGATTGCGTCAATTTCAAGCAGGGCGACGACGACAAGGCCGAACGGTGCTACAACTCGGCACTCGATGCTCTCCCCGATCCATTCACGGTCGAGGATCTGGTCAAGGCGCTCAACATTCTCATAATCAATTTCGACAGCGGCAAATCTGACGTACCGCCCGTTCGTCTCGCTGCTCTGCAAAAAGGAGCGGGATATATCAAGAAACTGCCCGCCGGCGTAGTCCTCGAGGTCGGCGGACACACCGATAATGTCGGCCAGCCTGCATCAAATCAAACTCTATCGGACGCTCGTGCTGCGGCCGTAAAGAACGCGCTCGTAAAATTCGGTGTTTCGGACACAACTCTACAAACCCGCGGCTACGGCGCTACGAAACCACGTCCCGACTCCGACAACAACACCGACAACGGTCGTTATCGTAATCGACGTATCGAATATTCGGTCGTCAAGAAATGA
- the asnB gene encoding asparagine synthase (glutamine-hydrolyzing), translated as MCGIAGWINLKQSNNSTEVREDVLHSMCDRIVHRGPNSEGSWLDDTVALGMRRLSVIDLETGDQPVFNEDKSVVVMMNGELYNYREVRDELEKKGHKFTTRSDTEILPHLYDEYREDLVDHLNGMYAFSLWDTRRKKLIIARDRFGEKPLYYGVFDGKLIYASEPKAILAHPSVNPELNLDALRQYLSYDYVPAPHSIYKGISKLPAAHMMTVENGELKIRRYWNQTFEKPATKPTIDAAASDLKDLLSDAVRMRLVADVPLGILLSGGIDSSTVAAFAVHHATERVKTFSIGFEEDSFDETKYARQVAKHLNTEHYEEQLSATTAGDLITEIGTWLDEPMSDGSLIPTFLLAQFVRKHVTVALGGDGGDEIFAGYPMYYAHKVAKTYRSIPKFLRTAVIEPTVRALPVSTENMSFDYKAKRFVRAANLEAVERHHSWFGSFSTDEQLQLLTPEILSASDGDIYRGPREMLGLCDAADEIEQMQFLDMNYYMAEDILTKVDRAAMAVSLETRAPFLDPRVVQFAAALPIEYKLKGSNGKYILKKAVDGLLPQTILHRPKKGFGIPIAEWLKGRLNPLMHDLLSLERLREQGLFRSEYVQMLIREHESGRASHHKQLWTLLVFQLWYDNFLP; from the coding sequence ATGTGCGGAATTGCGGGTTGGATCAACCTGAAACAATCTAACAACTCGACGGAAGTTCGCGAGGATGTACTTCACTCAATGTGTGACAGGATCGTTCATCGCGGGCCGAATTCTGAGGGTTCGTGGTTGGACGACACGGTTGCATTGGGAATGCGGCGGCTATCGGTGATAGATCTCGAAACGGGCGACCAGCCTGTCTTTAACGAGGACAAGTCGGTTGTCGTGATGATGAACGGCGAGCTTTACAACTATCGCGAAGTACGCGATGAACTTGAAAAGAAAGGCCACAAATTCACAACTAGGTCGGACACCGAGATTCTGCCGCATCTATACGACGAGTACCGCGAAGATCTGGTCGATCATCTGAACGGAATGTACGCGTTCTCGCTTTGGGACACCCGGCGAAAAAAGCTCATCATCGCGCGCGACCGATTTGGCGAAAAGCCTCTTTACTACGGCGTTTTTGACGGCAAATTGATCTACGCCTCCGAACCAAAAGCGATCCTAGCGCATCCGTCGGTCAATCCGGAATTGAACCTCGACGCACTACGGCAATATCTCTCATACGACTACGTTCCGGCCCCGCATTCGATCTACAAAGGCATCTCAAAACTCCCGGCCGCGCATATGATGACCGTTGAGAATGGCGAGTTGAAGATCCGACGTTATTGGAATCAGACGTTCGAAAAGCCTGCGACGAAACCGACGATCGATGCCGCCGCATCCGACCTCAAAGATCTGCTCTCCGATGCTGTCAGAATGCGCCTTGTGGCTGATGTTCCGCTTGGGATTTTGCTCTCAGGCGGCATTGATTCGTCGACAGTTGCGGCATTCGCGGTGCATCACGCGACCGAGCGGGTTAAGACATTTTCGATCGGTTTTGAGGAAGATTCGTTTGACGAGACCAAGTACGCACGACAGGTCGCAAAACACCTAAATACCGAACATTATGAGGAACAATTAAGCGCGACAACCGCTGGAGATCTGATCACCGAGATCGGAACCTGGCTCGACGAACCGATGTCCGATGGTTCGCTGATACCGACATTTTTGCTCGCACAGTTCGTCCGAAAACACGTCACGGTCGCCCTTGGCGGGGACGGCGGCGATGAAATATTTGCGGGCTATCCGATGTATTACGCACATAAGGTGGCGAAGACTTACCGGTCGATCCCGAAGTTTTTGCGCACAGCTGTTATTGAGCCCACGGTGCGAGCCCTCCCGGTCTCGACCGAGAATATGTCGTTCGATTACAAGGCGAAACGCTTTGTACGGGCGGCTAATCTGGAGGCGGTCGAGAGGCATCATTCTTGGTTCGGTTCGTTTTCGACAGATGAACAATTGCAGCTGCTTACACCGGAAATACTTAGCGCGTCCGACGGCGACATTTATCGCGGGCCGCGTGAAATGCTGGGACTTTGCGATGCGGCCGACGAGATCGAGCAGATGCAGTTTCTCGACATGAATTACTACATGGCCGAGGACATTTTGACCAAGGTCGATCGTGCTGCGATGGCAGTTTCACTCGAGACGCGGGCACCATTCCTCGATCCGCGGGTCGTACAATTTGCCGCGGCCTTGCCGATCGAATATAAACTTAAAGGCAGCAACGGCAAGTATATTCTGAAGAAAGCGGTCGATGGTCTATTGCCTCAAACGATTCTGCATCGTCCCAAGAAAGGGTTTGGCATTCCCATTGCCGAATGGCTCAAGGGCCGGCTTAATCCGCTGATGCACGATTTGCTGTCGCTGGAAAGATTGCGTGAGCAAGGACTGTTCAGGTCGGAATACGTTCAAATGCTGATCCGCGAGCACGAGTCAGGTCGGGCCTCGCATCACAAACAGCTGTGGACGCTGCTCGTTTTTCAGCTTTGGTATGATAATTTTCTACCTTAG